A section of the Bombus huntii isolate Logan2020A chromosome 5, iyBomHunt1.1, whole genome shotgun sequence genome encodes:
- the LOC126866058 gene encoding FAD-linked sulfhydryl oxidase ALR, whose amino-acid sequence MSHEKPCRACMDFKSWAKSQKKAFDSEKETEKIEKKDPPVNKVKRDDCPLDKDELGSRTWSFLHTMAAYYPDNPTDEQKLDMSKFFHTFSKFYPCYVCAEDLQEQLKKTPPQTNSQSQLSQWLCMIHNEVNKKLGKPEFDCKLVDQRWRDGWLDGSCD is encoded by the exons atgtcTCACGAAAAACCTTGTCGTGCATGCATGGATTTTAAATCGTGGGCAAAGAGTCAAAAGAAGGCTTTCGATTCCGAAAAG GAAACTGAGAAAATAGAGAAGAAAGATCCACCTGTAAATAAAGTTAAACGTGATGATTGTCCATTAGATAAAGATGAATTAGGTTCAAGAACATGGTCATTTTTACATACCATGGCAGCATATTACCCTGATAATCCAACTGATGAACAAAAGTTGGATATGTCAAAGTTCTTTCACAcattttccaagttttatcCTTGTTATGTATGTGCAGAAGATTTACAAGAGCAATTAAAAAAAACTCCACCACAAACCAATTCACAGTCACAATTGAGTCAATGGCTTTGTATGATACATAacgaagtaaataaaaaacttGGAAAACCTGAATTTGACTGTAAATTAGTTGATCAAAGGTGGAGAGATGGCTGGCTTGATGGTTCATGTGACTGA